Below is a window of Quercus robur chromosome 6, dhQueRobu3.1, whole genome shotgun sequence DNA.
AAGAAAGTCAATTGGACTTCCGAAAAGGGAGTGTGGTGCAGGGAGAAACTTTGTTGCTGATCAGAGGATATTGGCCCATGTATGTTTTCTGGTTGCTTGCAATGATCTGTTAAGTTTTCTTGTACAGTATGTTGTCACTTTAAGGACTTAAAATTTAGTATGTTGGTCCATATGATTTGGTTATACCCACctttgtgggttgtgatttagTGTGCATTTGATTTTGCGAGTTCtcttggaaggaaaaaaaatagctGTTTGAGGTTTGACAGAAGGAATTTCCATAATTGCAAGTGAATATTAGCCTATAGCTGTCTGTGTAAAGTGCAAGGCATTGGGAATGATTGGTCTTTTCAACTTGGACAAAATTCAATTACAAGTTATTGAGTTTGTGAATGTAACACCGTTGAATTAGTGGCTGTAAATCTTAGTTATCATTAACTCATTATCAGTGACTAGCAACCTGGTAGTTGAACGAAGATGAGTTTTTATTGTACTGTTTATAAATTCTGACTTGGCttttttctcaagaaaatttGGTTGCTCTCTATTACaaatttatattcattttatttgtatatCTGACTTGGACTATTGCCTGTTCTCATTTTCTACATGTTCCTTACCATACGAAATTGAATTTCAGTGCCCTTTTAAAGAATACAAATCTTTTGTCCTACTTTTTTGTGTTCCACTTTATGCTCCACTAATCATGATATCCCATgtggttaattaattattattcttatctttttcattttaaacttagGTTATTTTATAAGGTAAGTAAAATGAAAACAGGACAAGTTGTGATTGATAGAGTATGTAGTGGAACACAAAAAATGGGTATTCCcttttgaaaaagttgatgGGGAGGACTGAATCATGGTGTGGGCTTTTTATGTTTTACAATACAATATATGATTTCAAATGTTGCTCTCTATATCAGGAATGTTACATAGATTTAGtctaaaaacattataaaaaagGGCACTAAACTCTATTTTTACTGCTGTATTTTATGTAATATATCTGTAATCTACTAGTCCATTTTAGTCAAAGGTGAGCTGGGCACTCACCTAGGTGCCACTGAGGTGGTTGCCTTAGAGTCTAGGCTAGCAAGGCGATCACCTCAAGCCATGAAAAAGGCACTAAGCTGAGAGACTCgggggttttttttatttacttatattatatatttatttattttattataaaattttaattaaaggtTTTTGTAAAAAcctatcattaaattattaatctaATAGGCATGTTTGAAAACATATTGTTAGataaattaatttacaaaagaTTGTTGTAAAAACTTATTGTtagatttattaatttatagtaGAAGCTTGTTTAAAACCTATTGTTGGAATAATGAATAGAGCCTAAACCACGTTAATCCTATTTTGAATTCATTTGATAGACCTAATTTCTTTGCGCATGTCACTAGTTACATATGATTTAAGTtctatatgtataaaaaatatatatttagaaattgGAGCCTTGCTATATGCGGACATGCCTTTTTGTTGACTCACGTTGGAAATACATTGCCTTGGTGCCTAAAGGTCGCCTTTCACTTTGAATACCTTGGACCGGTCACTTCATTATATCTTGGTTTTTAAAGCATATCTTTATTGGTTGGTGCTTATCTGTTTCTCACAGTTGCTTTGATTTAATTTCAGACTTGGGTTTCAGACTTGGGTCAGTTAAGATTTAAATTGGCTACAGATTCAGCTATGCTTGTTATGCCTTTTGAAATGTGTTAGCATATCATCTTTCACTTGAATTTAACTAATTGGCTATATCATCTTCCTAAcctgcttcttttttttataaaattttcttcctaaaatATTCCTTGCACCACACTGTTGACAAGTTGGTGGAATTTATTTGGAGTGTGTTTCTgctttttgtgaaattttaatgGTTTGGAGCCTAGGACAATTTCAATTCATATTAAAGTGATATATTTCATGGTGCTTTGGATCAGAAAAGGGAGGCTCCACCTGGTGAGAAGCCAGAACCAGTCCGTACCCACCTCCGAAATATGATCATTGTTCCTGAAATGATTGGAAGCATTATTGGGGTTTACAATGGTAAGACCTTCAATCAAGTTGAAATCAAGCCTGAAATGATTGGGCATTACCTTGCTGAGTTCTCAATCTCCTACAAGCCTGTCAAGCATGGTAGACCTGGTATTGGTGCCACCCATTCGTCAAGGTTCATTCCTCTCAAGTGATTGTTATATGCCCTATATATTTAGTCTTTGTTATTTTCTAAGAATCCTATGTCGATCAAATTTTTGTTTGCAACTCCGGCTACATTTTAATCTTTCTATGTTGTTGAACCCTTTAGATGGAACTTCAGCTTATAGTGTGAAAGTTGGTGCATTTGATGTTTGGGAATAGTGTTTATATTTGGCTTAATCTTTTCGAGTGCTTTCAATGCTCCATCTCTAGTGTGTGCTTTAAATGATCCAGATTTTGCATGTTGCTGCTTTGAAATCTAGTTTCTTGTTTCCCTGCCACTTATATAATTTCCCTACTTATACCTTTATTATACGCCCTAAGCATAAGTAGAACCCATCAGGGTAAAGCATTGAAATCCGTATTGGCAGCCTTTGTATTGGTAGATGGATGATTCTATATGGACACAAATACGCAATTCTGCTGAACAATGACAAATACCAAATCAACCTTGAAGTGTGTTTGGAATGGCGCGGGCTTTTCTGAAAGCAGataacaaaatttgattgtaaaaaGGGTCATATCAGTAATTATAGAATACTCTCAAAGTTACTATAAATGTTTACTTTCTCTTTCACATAATTGTGGGTTTggctaattaaatttatggtgagaCTCATAATTGTGACATTTCATGTGAGATGAGtat
It encodes the following:
- the LOC126688733 gene encoding 40S ribosomal protein S15-4, whose translation is MADVETDVAAAGLPKKRTFKKFSFRGVDLDALLDMSTDELVKLFQARARRRFQRGLKRKPMALIKKLRKAKREAPPGEKPEPVRTHLRNMIIVPEMIGSIIGVYNGKTFNQVEIKPEMIGHYLAEFSISYKPVKHGRPGIGATHSSRFIPLK